A genomic segment from Amycolatopsis camponoti encodes:
- a CDS encoding NAD(P)/FAD-dependent oxidoreductase has protein sequence MKRIAVVGASLAGVRAAQELRAQGYDGGIVLIGSEAHLPYDRPPLSKGFLAGTASQASLELLDAGDLASLALDFRLGVQATALEPAARRVLLSDGGSVHADGVVIATGGQARTLPGFAAAHTLRTLDDALALRAALVPGVRVAIVGAGFIGAEVASTCRSLGLDVVVLEALAAPLAPVLGPELAAVCARLHADHGTDLRCGVRVEGMSEAGVHLADGSLVPADVVVVGVGMTPATDWLAGSGLTVGNGVHTDAGLVTELPQVVAVGDVARYAGRRHEHWTNASEQAPVAVANLLAGQTSRTYSPSGYVWSDQYAGTLQLAGHPRPDDTLSVVDGDLSSSSFAAVWQRDGATVGVFALNNAKLFNRLRRPLRQPAVA, from the coding sequence GTGAAGCGCATCGCGGTCGTCGGCGCGTCGCTCGCCGGGGTCCGCGCCGCGCAGGAGCTGCGCGCGCAGGGCTACGACGGCGGGATCGTGCTGATCGGTTCGGAGGCGCACCTGCCCTACGACCGGCCGCCGCTGTCCAAAGGCTTCCTGGCCGGGACGGCGTCGCAGGCGTCGCTGGAGCTGCTCGACGCGGGGGACCTCGCATCGCTGGCCCTGGACTTCCGGCTCGGCGTGCAGGCGACGGCGCTGGAGCCCGCCGCACGCCGGGTGCTGCTGTCGGACGGCGGTTCGGTGCACGCGGACGGCGTGGTGATCGCCACCGGCGGCCAGGCGCGCACCTTGCCGGGTTTCGCAGCCGCCCACACGCTGCGGACACTCGACGACGCTCTCGCGTTGCGCGCGGCGTTGGTGCCCGGGGTGCGGGTGGCGATCGTCGGCGCCGGGTTCATCGGGGCCGAGGTGGCCTCGACGTGCCGTTCGCTGGGTCTCGACGTGGTCGTCCTGGAAGCTTTGGCCGCTCCCCTGGCACCGGTCCTGGGCCCGGAGCTGGCGGCGGTGTGCGCGCGGCTGCACGCCGACCACGGCACGGACCTGCGTTGCGGCGTCCGGGTCGAGGGCATGTCCGAGGCGGGCGTCCACCTGGCCGACGGGTCGCTCGTCCCGGCCGACGTGGTCGTGGTGGGCGTCGGCATGACCCCGGCGACCGACTGGCTGGCGGGGTCGGGGCTGACCGTCGGCAACGGCGTCCACACCGACGCGGGCCTGGTGACGGAGCTGCCGCAGGTGGTCGCGGTCGGCGATGTGGCCCGGTACGCGGGACGGCGGCACGAGCACTGGACGAACGCGTCGGAGCAGGCACCGGTCGCGGTGGCGAACCTGCTCGCCGGGCAGACCTCGCGCACGTACTCACCGAGCGGGTACGTCTGGTCGGACCAGTACGCGGGGACCCTGCAGCTGGCCGGCCACCCCCGCCCGGACGACACGCTTTCGGTGGTCGACGGCGACCTGTCGTCCTCGTCGTTCGCGGCGGTGTGGCAGCGGGACGGCGCGACGGTCGGCGTGTTCGCGCTGAACAACGCGAAGCTGTTCAACCGCCTGCGCCGCCCGCTCCGGCAGCCGGCGGTCGCCTGA
- a CDS encoding bifunctional 3-phenylpropionate/cinnamic acid dioxygenase ferredoxin subunit yields MIRACTVDELPPGESVRIPGSPAIAVFNTEDGELYAIDDTCTHQDASLADGWLEGCFVECPLHAALFDLRTGVPSCLPAKEPVRTYSVVVDEGVIYVQGVAREDAA; encoded by the coding sequence ATGATTCGCGCATGCACGGTGGACGAGCTGCCCCCGGGTGAGTCCGTCCGGATCCCCGGGTCGCCCGCCATCGCGGTGTTCAACACCGAAGACGGGGAGCTGTACGCCATCGACGACACGTGCACCCACCAGGACGCCTCCCTGGCCGACGGCTGGCTCGAAGGCTGCTTCGTCGAGTGCCCGCTGCACGCGGCGCTGTTCGACCTGCGCACGGGTGTGCCGAGCTGCCTGCCCGCGAAGGAACCGGTCCGCACGTACTCGGTCGTCGTCGACGAAGGCGTCATCTACGTCCAGGGCGTGGCTCGCGAGGACGCGGCGTGA
- the betA gene encoding choline dehydrogenase: MSSDTYDFVIVGGGSAGCALANRLSADPANKVLVLEAGRSDYKWDVFIHMPAALTFPIGSKFYDWGYRSEPEPHMNRRRIYHARGKVLGGSSSINGMIFQRGNPMDYERWAGDPGMSTWDYAHCLPYFNRMENCLADAPDGQWRGHDGPLELERGPATNPLFQAFFDAAEQAGYPRTDDVNGYRQEGFAAFDRNVRKGRRLSAAGAYLHPVENRPNLTVKTHAFVSQILFEGTRAIGVEYAEGRGMPGEVYGKEIILCGGAINSPQLLQLSGVGNAADLEKLGIDVVKDLPGVGENLQDHLEVYIQYSCKQPVSMQPSLAKWKRPFIGAQWLFLRSGPAATNHFEGGGFVRSNDEVKYPNLMFHFLPVAIRYDGSAPTEGHGYQVHVGPMYADTRGSVKITSTDPRQHPALKFNYLSTENDRKEWVEAVRVARKILNQSAMDPYNGGEISPGPSVETDEEILDWVAKDAETALHPSCTARMGVDEKSVVDPQTMRVHGTEGLRVVDASVMPYIPNGNIYAPVMMTAEKAADLILGNTPLAPIKTPFHRHGEN, encoded by the coding sequence ATGAGTTCCGATACCTACGACTTCGTCATCGTCGGCGGTGGCTCGGCGGGCTGCGCGCTGGCGAACCGGCTTTCGGCGGACCCCGCGAACAAGGTCCTCGTGCTGGAAGCCGGGCGGTCCGACTACAAGTGGGACGTCTTCATCCACATGCCGGCCGCGCTGACCTTCCCGATCGGGTCGAAGTTCTACGACTGGGGCTACCGCAGCGAGCCCGAGCCGCACATGAACCGCCGCCGCATCTACCACGCTCGCGGCAAGGTGCTCGGCGGGTCGTCCAGCATCAACGGGATGATCTTCCAGCGCGGCAACCCGATGGACTACGAACGCTGGGCCGGCGACCCCGGAATGTCCACTTGGGACTATGCCCATTGCCTGCCGTACTTCAACAGGATGGAAAACTGCCTCGCTGATGCGCCGGACGGGCAGTGGCGCGGCCACGACGGGCCGCTCGAACTGGAACGCGGCCCGGCGACCAACCCGTTGTTCCAAGCCTTCTTCGACGCCGCCGAGCAGGCGGGCTACCCACGCACCGACGACGTCAACGGCTACCGGCAGGAGGGCTTCGCGGCCTTCGACCGCAACGTCCGGAAAGGACGGCGGCTGTCGGCGGCGGGCGCGTACCTGCACCCGGTGGAGAACCGGCCCAACCTCACGGTGAAGACGCACGCGTTCGTGTCGCAGATCCTCTTCGAGGGCACGCGCGCGATCGGCGTCGAGTACGCCGAGGGCCGGGGCATGCCGGGTGAGGTGTACGGCAAGGAGATCATCCTCTGCGGCGGGGCGATCAACAGCCCGCAGCTGTTGCAGCTGTCCGGCGTCGGCAACGCGGCCGACCTGGAGAAGCTCGGCATCGACGTCGTGAAGGACCTGCCGGGCGTCGGCGAGAACCTCCAGGACCACTTGGAGGTGTACATCCAGTACTCCTGCAAGCAACCGGTGTCGATGCAGCCGTCGCTGGCGAAGTGGAAGCGGCCCTTCATCGGCGCGCAGTGGCTGTTCCTGCGGTCCGGGCCGGCCGCGACCAACCACTTCGAGGGCGGCGGGTTCGTCCGCTCGAACGACGAGGTGAAGTACCCGAACCTGATGTTCCACTTCCTGCCGGTGGCGATCCGCTACGACGGTTCGGCACCCACGGAAGGCCACGGCTACCAGGTGCACGTCGGCCCGATGTACGCCGACACCCGCGGCTCGGTGAAGATCACCTCGACCGACCCGCGGCAGCACCCGGCGCTCAAGTTCAACTACCTGTCGACGGAGAACGACCGCAAGGAATGGGTCGAAGCCGTGCGGGTGGCGCGGAAGATCCTCAACCAGTCCGCGATGGACCCCTACAACGGCGGCGAGATCTCGCCGGGGCCGTCGGTCGAGACGGACGAGGAGATCCTGGACTGGGTCGCCAAGGACGCCGAGACGGCGCTGCACCCGTCGTGCACCGCGCGGATGGGCGTGGACGAGAAGTCCGTCGTCGACCCGCAGACCATGCGGGTGCACGGCACCGAGGGCCTGCGCGTCGTCGACGCGTCGGTCATGCCGTACATCCCCAACGGCAACATCTACGCACCGGTGATGATGACCGCCGAGAAGGCGGCCGACCTCATCCTCGGCAACACCCCGCTGGCCCCGATCAAGACGCCGTTCCACCGGCACGGGGAGAACTAG
- a CDS encoding amino acid permease, translating into MTTQEKPAGGGPAPDDSSDLEKFGYRQELERSLGSFSSFAAGFSYISILTGVFQLFFFGFGSGGPAFIWTWPLVFVGQAAVALCFAELAGQFPLAGSVYQWAKQIAKPATSWLAGWIMIIGAIVTAAAVAVAYQIILPQVSTAFQIVGSDDDAGLTSTPGGAQNAIILALVLVVFATIINIIGVKLMAKINNFGVAVELGASVLLVIALAIHIKRGPGIVFDTAGTGDGHSSGYLGAFLVASLMSAYVFYGFDTAGSLAEETTQPRRHAPRAILRAITAAFIVGGLIMLFGMMAVGDLSAKELSTSGMPYLLKSTLGEGLGDAFLICSAIAITVCCLAVQTAAIRMAWAMARDGRLPFSKAMAKVSPRSKTPVLPALLTGGLTVVVLLINLGNQRAFFILTSTAIILFYIPYLMVTGPMLIRRLRGQWPRPEHGPYFKLGRWGTVVNLVAVLYGAGMTINLIWPRPEVYGEDHWYFQWGAVIVTGLIVIIGAIMLYVRRRTWGSSHTSPEHMPDSAPDSLPG; encoded by the coding sequence ATGACCACGCAAGAAAAGCCGGCGGGCGGGGGGCCTGCCCCGGACGACAGCTCCGACCTCGAGAAGTTCGGCTACCGCCAGGAGCTCGAACGCTCCCTGGGATCCTTCTCCAGCTTCGCCGCCGGGTTCAGCTACATCTCCATCCTCACCGGCGTGTTCCAGCTGTTCTTCTTCGGCTTCGGCTCGGGCGGGCCGGCGTTCATCTGGACGTGGCCGCTGGTCTTCGTCGGCCAGGCAGCCGTCGCGTTGTGCTTCGCCGAGCTGGCCGGGCAGTTCCCGCTCGCCGGCTCGGTGTACCAGTGGGCCAAGCAGATCGCGAAACCCGCGACGTCGTGGCTGGCCGGCTGGATCATGATCATCGGCGCGATCGTGACGGCGGCGGCGGTCGCGGTCGCCTACCAGATCATCCTGCCGCAGGTCTCGACCGCGTTCCAGATCGTCGGCAGCGACGACGACGCCGGCCTGACCTCGACACCCGGCGGCGCGCAGAACGCCATCATCCTGGCCCTGGTGCTGGTCGTGTTCGCCACGATCATCAACATCATCGGCGTCAAGCTGATGGCGAAGATCAACAACTTCGGCGTCGCGGTGGAACTCGGCGCGAGCGTCCTGCTGGTGATCGCGCTGGCCATCCACATCAAGCGGGGCCCCGGCATCGTCTTCGACACGGCTGGCACGGGTGACGGTCACTCGTCCGGGTACCTCGGGGCGTTCCTGGTGGCGTCGCTGATGAGCGCGTACGTCTTCTACGGCTTCGACACCGCGGGCTCGCTGGCCGAGGAGACCACCCAGCCGCGGCGGCACGCACCGCGCGCGATCCTCCGGGCGATCACCGCGGCGTTCATCGTCGGCGGGCTGATCATGCTGTTCGGCATGATGGCCGTCGGCGACCTGAGCGCCAAGGAGCTCAGCACGTCCGGCATGCCGTACCTGCTGAAGAGCACCCTCGGCGAAGGACTCGGCGACGCGTTCCTGATCTGCTCGGCGATCGCGATCACCGTCTGCTGCCTCGCGGTGCAGACCGCGGCGATCCGGATGGCGTGGGCGATGGCCCGCGACGGCCGGCTGCCGTTCAGCAAGGCGATGGCGAAGGTGTCGCCGCGCTCGAAGACGCCGGTCCTGCCCGCACTGCTGACCGGCGGCCTCACCGTCGTCGTGCTGCTGATCAACCTCGGCAACCAGCGGGCGTTCTTCATCCTGACCTCGACGGCGATCATCCTGTTCTACATCCCCTACCTGATGGTCACCGGCCCGATGCTGATCCGCCGCCTGCGCGGGCAGTGGCCGCGCCCGGAGCACGGCCCGTACTTCAAGCTGGGCCGCTGGGGCACGGTGGTGAACCTGGTCGCGGTGCTCTACGGCGCGGGGATGACGATCAACCTGATCTGGCCGCGCCCCGAGGTCTACGGCGAGGACCACTGGTACTTCCAGTGGGGCGCGGTGATCGTCACCGGGCTGATCGTGATCATCGGTGCGATCATGCTGTACGTCCGGCGCCGCACCTGGGGTTCGTCGCACACGAGCCCCGAGCACATGCCCGACAGCGCCCCGGATTCGCTACCCGGCTGA
- a CDS encoding aldehyde dehydrogenase family protein — protein sequence MKDLHIDGIWSDAGNHSDVLNPATGQVIEQVAEAGREEVDAAVGAARRAFDAGPWRRTTALERGELLRRTAALLVRDREELARTESLDTGKTLGEGRIDIDDVTNVFRYYADLAGKDAGRLVDAGSATVVSRIVHEPVGVCALIAPWNYPLLQMSWKVAPALAAGNTVVLKPSEVTPLTTIKLVALLEEAGAPPGVVNLLLGPGHVGAAMVEHPGVDLVSFTGGYATGEKIMTAAAKGVRRVALELGGKNPNVVFADADYDTALDYALMAAFVHSGQVCSAGARLIVQDGIHDRFVADLAARADRIRVGDGLDPATETGPLVSAQHRAKVEGYIESALAEGATLRAGGKRPEGPEYENGFFLRPTVFSGCTRDMAIVREEVFGPVVTVERFTEEADAIALANDTEYGLAGAVWTSDASRAQRVAGALRHGTVWINDYHPYLPQAEWGGFGKSGIGRELGPSGLAEYQESKHVYQNIDPVPQHWFKG from the coding sequence ATGAAAGACCTCCACATCGACGGAATCTGGTCGGACGCCGGAAACCACTCCGACGTGCTCAACCCCGCCACCGGCCAGGTGATCGAGCAGGTCGCCGAAGCCGGCCGCGAGGAAGTCGACGCCGCGGTCGGAGCGGCCAGGCGGGCCTTCGACGCGGGCCCCTGGCGCCGCACGACCGCCCTCGAACGCGGCGAGCTGCTCCGGCGCACCGCCGCCCTGCTCGTCCGCGACCGCGAAGAGCTCGCCCGCACCGAGAGCCTCGACACCGGCAAGACGCTGGGCGAAGGCCGCATCGACATCGACGACGTAACCAACGTCTTCCGCTACTACGCCGACCTCGCCGGCAAGGACGCCGGACGCCTGGTCGACGCGGGCAGCGCGACGGTCGTCAGCCGGATCGTGCACGAGCCGGTCGGCGTCTGCGCGCTCATCGCGCCGTGGAACTACCCGCTGCTCCAGATGTCCTGGAAGGTCGCGCCCGCGCTGGCCGCGGGCAACACCGTCGTGCTCAAGCCCAGCGAAGTCACGCCGCTGACCACGATCAAGCTCGTCGCCCTCCTGGAGGAGGCCGGCGCGCCGCCCGGCGTCGTCAACCTCCTGCTCGGGCCGGGCCACGTCGGCGCGGCGATGGTCGAGCACCCGGGCGTCGACCTGGTCTCCTTCACCGGCGGCTACGCGACCGGCGAGAAGATCATGACGGCCGCCGCGAAGGGCGTCCGGCGGGTCGCCCTCGAGCTCGGCGGCAAGAACCCGAACGTGGTCTTCGCCGACGCCGACTACGACACCGCCCTCGACTACGCGCTGATGGCCGCGTTCGTCCATTCGGGACAGGTCTGCTCGGCGGGCGCGCGCTTGATCGTCCAGGATGGGATCCATGACCGGTTCGTGGCGGACCTCGCCGCGCGCGCCGACCGGATCCGGGTCGGCGACGGCCTCGACCCCGCGACCGAGACGGGCCCGCTCGTCTCGGCGCAGCACCGCGCCAAGGTCGAGGGCTACATCGAAAGCGCTCTCGCGGAAGGCGCGACGCTCCGGGCGGGCGGCAAGCGGCCGGAAGGTCCGGAGTACGAAAACGGTTTCTTCCTGCGGCCGACGGTGTTCTCCGGCTGCACCAGGGACATGGCGATCGTCCGGGAAGAGGTCTTCGGCCCGGTCGTCACCGTGGAACGCTTCACCGAAGAGGCCGACGCGATCGCGCTGGCCAACGACACCGAGTACGGGCTCGCCGGAGCCGTGTGGACGTCGGACGCGTCCCGCGCCCAGCGGGTCGCCGGGGCCCTGCGCCACGGCACCGTGTGGATCAACGACTACCACCCCTACCTGCCGCAGGCGGAGTGGGGCGGGTTCGGGAAGTCCGGCATCGGCCGCGAACTCGGGCCGTCCGGGCTCGCGGAGTACCAGGAAAGCAAGCACGTCTACCAGAACATCGATCCCGTTCCGCAGCACTGGTTCAAAGGCTGA
- a CDS encoding TetR/AcrR family transcriptional regulator, protein MARSEPGATRRRGPNDPERRARIAKAAIEVVAQRGIDGVTHRSVAAAAGVPLGSTTYHFATLDDLLEVALHEAAEKNVHALKEWESALPPDADFAAALAELVMGYINEQYRDTVVEYDLYVAALHRPALRKASAAWDEALIAFFGSRTDPLTGRLLAGLFCGLLMQAALADPRPTREEIETLFRRAIHGPTM, encoded by the coding sequence ATGGCCAGGAGCGAACCCGGCGCAACGCGGCGCCGCGGTCCGAACGACCCCGAACGGCGGGCCCGGATCGCCAAGGCGGCGATCGAGGTGGTCGCCCAGCGGGGGATCGACGGGGTCACGCACCGCTCGGTCGCGGCGGCGGCCGGTGTCCCGCTCGGCTCGACGACCTACCACTTCGCGACGCTGGACGACCTGCTGGAAGTCGCGCTGCACGAGGCGGCGGAGAAGAACGTCCACGCGCTGAAGGAGTGGGAGTCCGCGCTGCCGCCGGACGCCGACTTCGCCGCGGCGCTCGCCGAACTGGTGATGGGCTACATCAACGAGCAGTACCGGGACACGGTGGTCGAGTACGACCTGTACGTCGCGGCGCTGCACCGGCCGGCGCTCCGCAAGGCGAGCGCGGCCTGGGACGAAGCGCTCATCGCGTTCTTCGGCTCCCGCACCGACCCCCTGACCGGCCGCCTGCTGGCCGGCCTGTTCTGCGGCCTGCTGATGCAGGCGGCCCTGGCCGACCCCCGCCCGACCCGCGAAGAGATCGAAACCCTCTTCCGCCGAGCCATCCACGGCCCCACGATGTGA
- a CDS encoding aromatic ring-hydroxylating oxygenase subunit alpha produces MTTTDLPPSLLATLPGSAYTDPAVFALEQAKIFEADWFCAVRSADLAGPGSFETVQVGKESVLVSRGRDGKLNAFLNVCRHRGARLCTSESGTVKRAFQCPYHAWTYGLDGKLIAAPNLTGMPDVDRTEFGLTKVHLREWLGYAWVCLADEPPPFDGSVVAAVTERLGGAEAIEAYGVDGLALGKRIEYDVKANWKQIIENFMECYHCATIHPELTEVLPEFADGYAAQYYVGHGAEFGGDVRGFTIDGSEGVDRLPGVTEDQDRKYYAITIRPQVFVNLVPDHVILHRMFPLAPDRTLVRCDWLYLPGVVESGRDLSRSVELFHRVNLQDFEACERCQLAMDSRSYVNGGVLVPSEHHIGEFHDWVRGRLGL; encoded by the coding sequence GTGACCACTACCGATCTCCCGCCGAGCCTGCTGGCCACGCTGCCGGGCTCCGCCTACACCGATCCGGCGGTCTTCGCGCTGGAGCAGGCGAAGATCTTCGAGGCCGACTGGTTCTGCGCCGTGCGCAGCGCCGACCTCGCCGGGCCCGGCTCGTTCGAGACCGTCCAGGTCGGCAAGGAGAGCGTCCTCGTCTCGCGCGGCCGGGACGGGAAGCTGAACGCCTTCCTCAACGTCTGCCGCCACCGCGGCGCCCGGCTCTGCACGTCCGAAAGCGGCACCGTCAAGCGCGCCTTCCAGTGCCCGTACCACGCCTGGACCTACGGCCTCGACGGCAAGCTCATCGCCGCGCCCAACCTCACCGGCATGCCGGACGTCGACCGGACCGAGTTCGGCCTCACGAAGGTCCACCTGCGCGAATGGCTCGGGTACGCCTGGGTCTGCCTGGCCGACGAGCCGCCGCCGTTCGACGGCAGCGTCGTCGCCGCGGTCACCGAACGACTGGGCGGCGCGGAGGCGATCGAGGCGTACGGCGTCGACGGCCTCGCGCTGGGCAAGCGCATCGAGTACGACGTGAAGGCCAACTGGAAGCAGATCATCGAGAACTTCATGGAGTGCTACCACTGCGCGACGATCCACCCGGAGCTCACCGAGGTCCTCCCGGAGTTCGCCGACGGGTACGCCGCGCAGTACTACGTCGGCCACGGCGCCGAGTTCGGCGGCGACGTCCGGGGCTTCACCATCGACGGCAGCGAGGGCGTCGACCGGCTGCCCGGCGTCACCGAAGACCAGGACCGCAAGTACTACGCCATCACCATCCGCCCGCAGGTGTTCGTCAACCTCGTGCCGGACCACGTCATCCTGCACCGGATGTTCCCGCTGGCCCCGGACCGGACGCTGGTGCGCTGCGACTGGCTGTACCTGCCCGGCGTCGTCGAGTCCGGCCGGGACCTGTCCCGCTCGGTCGAGCTGTTCCACCGGGTGAACCTGCAGGACTTCGAGGCCTGCGAGCGCTGCCAGCTGGCCATGGACTCCCGTTCGTACGTCAACGGCGGCGTGCTCGTGCCCAGCGAGCACCACATCGGCGAGTTCCACGACTGGGTCCGCGGCCGGCTGGGTCTCTAG
- a CDS encoding GntR family transcriptional regulator — MHPHVNPPSLAEQAYLFVRDQLVMLDIPPGSPINEDELGGTLGMGRTPIREALKRLESERLVVAYPRRGTFATDVHISDLAHISEVRRTLEPMATAAAAERATEADRATLTELRAQLDAGVPAGDNAELLRTDLALHRAIYRCVHNPFLEDTLIRYDNLATRIWCVFVPRLSGMAGHVDEHVPLLTAIIEGDAEKAAALTLEHVAGFEAAIRALI; from the coding sequence GTGCATCCCCATGTCAATCCCCCGTCGCTGGCGGAACAGGCGTACCTCTTCGTCCGCGACCAGCTCGTCATGCTCGACATCCCGCCGGGCTCGCCCATCAACGAGGACGAGCTCGGCGGCACGCTCGGCATGGGCCGGACGCCGATCCGCGAAGCACTGAAACGGCTGGAGTCCGAACGGCTGGTCGTCGCATACCCGCGGCGGGGCACGTTCGCCACCGACGTCCACATCTCCGACCTCGCGCACATCTCCGAGGTCCGGCGGACGCTGGAGCCGATGGCCACGGCGGCCGCCGCCGAGCGCGCGACCGAGGCCGACCGGGCGACGCTGACCGAGCTGCGCGCGCAGCTCGACGCCGGGGTCCCCGCCGGGGACAACGCCGAGCTGCTGCGCACCGACCTCGCCCTGCACCGGGCGATCTACCGGTGCGTGCACAACCCGTTCCTCGAGGACACCCTGATCCGGTACGACAACCTCGCGACCCGGATCTGGTGCGTGTTCGTGCCCCGGCTGTCCGGGATGGCCGGCCACGTCGACGAGCACGTCCCGCTCCTCACCGCGATCATCGAGGGCGACGCCGAGAAGGCCGCCGCGTTGACGCTCGAGCACGTCGCCGGGTTCGAGGCCGCCATCCGGGCGTTGATCTAG
- the glyA gene encoding serine hydroxymethyltransferase has translation MTATIDPVLNRSLADYDLVVADAIGAELRRQQTTLEMIASENFAPLSVLQAQGSVLTNKYAEGYPGRRYYGGCEHVDVLEQLAIDRVKALFGAGFANVQPHSGAQANAAAMAALIKPGDKILGLSLAHGGHLTHGMRINFSGLLYDVAAYEVSEKDFRVDMAEVERLAKEHRPKLIIAGWSAYPRQLDFARFREIADEVGAYLMVDMAHFAGLVAAGLHPSPVPHAHVTTTTTHKTLGGPRGGVILTNDAALAKKVNSAVFPGQQGGPLEHVIAAKAVAFKMAGEPEFVERQQRTLRGAKLLAERLLTESGISVLTGGTDVHLVLVDLRDSELDGKQAEDRLHEVGITVNRNAVPFDPRPPMVTSGLRIGTPALATRGFGDAEFREAADVIAEALEPGYGVEKLRARVTALAEAFPLYPGEAR, from the coding sequence ATGACCGCGACGATCGATCCAGTGCTCAACCGCTCCCTGGCCGACTACGACCTGGTGGTCGCCGACGCGATCGGCGCCGAGCTGCGCCGCCAGCAGACGACGCTGGAGATGATCGCTTCCGAGAACTTCGCCCCGCTCTCCGTCCTGCAGGCCCAGGGCTCGGTGCTCACCAACAAGTACGCCGAGGGCTACCCCGGACGTCGCTACTACGGCGGCTGCGAGCACGTCGACGTCCTCGAACAACTCGCCATCGACCGCGTCAAGGCGCTGTTCGGCGCGGGGTTCGCCAACGTCCAGCCGCACTCGGGCGCCCAGGCCAACGCCGCCGCGATGGCCGCGCTCATCAAGCCCGGCGACAAGATCCTCGGCCTGTCGCTGGCCCACGGCGGCCACCTGACCCACGGGATGCGGATCAACTTCTCCGGCCTGCTCTACGACGTCGCCGCCTATGAAGTGTCCGAAAAGGACTTCCGGGTCGACATGGCCGAGGTCGAACGGCTCGCGAAGGAGCACCGGCCGAAGCTGATCATCGCCGGCTGGTCGGCCTACCCGCGTCAGCTCGACTTCGCCCGCTTCCGCGAGATCGCCGACGAGGTCGGCGCGTACCTCATGGTCGACATGGCCCACTTCGCCGGCCTGGTCGCCGCCGGCCTGCACCCGTCGCCGGTGCCGCACGCCCACGTCACGACGACCACGACCCACAAGACCCTCGGCGGCCCGCGGGGCGGCGTGATCCTCACGAACGACGCGGCGCTCGCCAAGAAGGTCAACTCCGCGGTGTTCCCCGGCCAGCAGGGCGGCCCCCTCGAACACGTCATCGCCGCCAAGGCCGTCGCGTTCAAGATGGCCGGCGAACCGGAGTTCGTCGAACGCCAGCAGCGGACCCTGCGCGGCGCGAAGCTCCTGGCCGAGCGGCTGCTGACCGAGAGCGGCATCTCCGTGCTGACCGGCGGCACCGACGTCCACCTGGTGCTCGTCGACCTGCGCGACTCCGAGCTGGACGGCAAGCAGGCCGAAGACCGGCTCCACGAGGTCGGCATCACGGTGAACCGCAACGCCGTCCCGTTCGACCCGCGGCCGCCGATGGTCACTTCCGGCTTGCGGATCGGCACGCCCGCCCTGGCCACCCGCGGCTTCGGCGACGCCGAGTTCCGCGAAGCCGCCGACGTCATCGCCGAGGCGCTCGAGCCCGGCTACGGCGTCGAGAAGCTGCGGGCCCGCGTCACCGCGCTCGCCGAAGCGTTCCCGCTCTACCCGGGGGAGGCCCGATGA